The Primulina tabacum isolate GXHZ01 chromosome 1, ASM2559414v2, whole genome shotgun sequence genome contains the following window.
CAGTAGTCCAGGCTCCCTTTCTCCATATAAGAATATATCAGCAATCTGAATCCGGCATGCACAGAGTAACCTAGCAAACTAACAAGGTTCTCGTGTTGGGCTGTCGATAATGCTTCAACCTCTGCTTTGAACTCCCTTTCCATCAAACCCATGTCTCCAGAAAGCTTCTTGATTGCCAGTTTAGTGCCATCCACCAAAATCGCTCTGTATACCAATCCGAAACCTCCACAACCGATTATATTTGATTGGTTGAAATCATCTGTGGCTTTCAAGATATCATTTATCGTTAGATCCTCTATTTTTTTCTTGCTGTTGTCAAACAATATGACTATGCTATTGTCCTCTTTAACCCTGGGAAATACTCCAGATGAGTTGAAGGACACTGTCTCCAGATCGTTTCTTTCTGAGGTATCTTTCGGTTGGATTTTTCTCTTTGAAAAGACCCAGAATAATATCAGACTTAGTGCAAAAATAGTTGGACAGATCACCAGTGTCAGTAAAACAACGGTTTTCTTACTTATCCCGCTTCTCTTTGTTGATTTACTTGTGGTGCCCGATTGACCAGAGCAAGGATTCACCCGACCACACAACCCCGGGTTCCCTTCAAAGCTTGAATTTGGGAATGTGTCGAACTGCCCCCCTGTGGGTATGGGACCTTCAAGATTATTATATGCAACATTGAAAAAAGACAAGAAATGAAGATTTCGAAGCGATGCTGGGATTTGGCCAGAAAGTTGGTTTCCAGAGAGGTCCAGTTTCTCCAAGTTAGTGAGATTAGATATCGTCTTTGGAATACTGCCAGAAAAACTGTTATTGCTAAGATCCAAGGCTAATATAAACTTCAATTGACCTATCTCTACCGGGATAGTACCGGATAAACTGTTATTACCAAGATATAAAGCCGGTGGTAAGTTTGTGAGTTGATTGTATTGCTGATTGGAGGCATTATATGGCTGAACAAACACAGGCAACTCCAAGTAACTGCTGTCGACTTCGTCCGAATTTTTCTGGAATGCCAGCCTCCTCAATGTGGTAAATTCCATCGGGAAGTATCCTGAAAGTAGATTGAATGATAAATCTAAGTAGAAAAGGTTTTGGAAATTCCCAACCCAACTCGGAATAGAGCCCGTTAGGTTGTTATGTGAAAGATCAAGAACCTCCAGCTTCGCTAGCTTGATTATCCACATTGGAATTACACCAGTGAATGCATTCCCACCCAAAGCCAATACTTGGATATTTTGAAACCCGTCCGAGCTGGTGAAGTTCTCATCATCAGGCAGTTGTTCATGATAGAAATTCAAGGAGAGTGTTAGTGTTTTGAGGTTCTTGCACCCTTGCAGGATCGATAATGCACCTGATATATTGGTTAGGCTGTTGTTAGATAGGGAGACAAACGACAGATTCTGTAAAGCCGTTATACTGGGAGAAATCTCTCCATTTAGCGAGTTAGTCGCCAGCCGAAGAGCGACGAGCGTTTTGCACTGGAACAGGCTCTCGGGCAAGCCCCCGCTGAAGTTGTTATTGCCCAGATCAACTGACCTTAATTGCACAAATCTTGAGAAATCAAAAGCAGAAAGCTCACCTCCCAGAAAGTTGACTCTTAAATACAGTGTTGTCAGTTTCGTGCAATTCGTGAGCGACGAAGGAATTGTGCCATTGAGCCTGTTTATATGAAGCTTCAGCACCTCCAAGTTGGAGAGCCTCCCAATGTTCTGAGGAATCATTCCTGTGAAGAGATTACCATACAATTCCAGGATTCTGAGGTTTTTGAGTTCAGTAATCCTTCCATCAATATATCCAGAGAGCCTGTTGCCCGGAAAATACAGCTCCTCCAATCCCGACAACCCAAAAACATCCTGTGGCACCCCGCCAGAGAAATTGTTAAAGCCCGCCCGTAGACTCACCAGATTCGAGCACGAGCTGAAACCTTGTGGTATAGAGCCCGCAAACTCATTGTTAGAGAAATCAAGCCTCTGGATTGAAGGGGAAAAACCACAAACACCGGAAGGAATAGATCCGGAGAAGCTATTGTTGCTGACATCAAAACGCCTTAAACTCAACCCCTGCTggaaaaaaaaagaatgaaTCCTTCCAAGAAAGTGGTTGCTGGAAAGATTGAATTCCTGAATCGTAGCAGGCAGCTCATCCCACTGAGCCAGCTCTCCCGTCAGACGGTTAAGGCTCAAATCGACAACCCGGAGCAGGTTCAAGGACGAGAAAAACCCATCTGGGAGAGGCCCCGAGAGCCCATTGTGAGAGAGACTGAGCATTGAAAGAGAGGTGAGATTGAGAAAAGAAGTAGGTATGGTGCCCACTATTCCTCGTGATGGCAACCACAAACTTGTGACCCTACCAGAGCTGCTATCACAGCCAACACCCTCCCAAGCACAGCAATCAGCCGAAACAGACCAATTCAAAGGAGGCGCAGCAGAGACACTGAGGTTGAACAATGACAGAGAATCGAGATCAAGCTCATTACATGATCCATGGCAGGTATCCACACAGCAAAAACTGATCACggatactgtaatcaacatcaCATTCAACAAGGAACAAGGATTGGAGATGCTCAAGAGCATGGCTGCTCAGTCGGATTCTCACAGCCTTGCCCCTTCAAATCAGTTTGATCATCATCGTCGTCTGAAATAAAATCCCATGTGGGCTCTGTGCTTGATTCAAGGTTAGATCGTGCAGACTGAAGTCAATCCCACCTAGAAGAGAGTGGGTGATGCTGACATATATGGAGCAATATTAAAAGCTGAGGTCTGAATTGAAAGCGTTTACTTTTGGCCTTTGGTGTGCAAATTTTATTCaaacgatttttttaaaatatattaaagtcAAGTTAtatgggatatatatatataaaaaaaactttatttCTTGTTATCGtgtcaaataatttattaaatatatatcaaaaaataACACTCGCAAATTCTcgtgtcataaaaaaaattctcaattctAGCTCAACCAAACTAGCTATTTCAAATCAATCAATTCAAGTAAGGTAAATTATATGTTTGCTCTATATATATCTCAAAAGTTGGAATCATGTTCTCCAAAAGATATATTGTCGTCTCAAGTATACGGAGAGAAGGTAAATCAGAGTGATCGaagaatattatatatatatcaaccaATGGTAATATATTGATATACGTATGTATTACCATTGGCACCCGTATCAACCAACGCCGGGTGCACCGAGTCACTATCATATAAGTGTGTGTGGTATTATTAAAAAGTGTCCCCATAAGGCCAATTTGCGGCATTTTTGACCCACCAGAAGCAACTTGACATATTAAGACTGTCCCCTCCCAGATGTTTATTATTTGACTTTCCCTCATTTTTCCTATTATTATTGTTGATCGTGCGATGAATGTCCCACTTTAACGTCATTATCATCATCATCTatgtttatttatataatttcaaatgtcttgtactatatataaatttatattcagGTGtggctttattttttttgaTTTGATAATAGTGTTGATCACTCATCATCCGAAAATAGATACAAAAGaccataaattttttataaaaatatgatcTAACACAATATACCTACATATATGGTGATACCCATAAAGATCCGGGTCGTGGACGATCCGAAATATTAAATGGATAGTCCAAGTCAGAGCCAATATGCCGGGTACTACCTTCATCAACCGAGCATTTATTCTCTTCCCGGGCAATCAAGAGATCGGGCTTTCATACAAGCTCTCGGGTACCTTACCAcccgggctacctcgagaattgcaccacactcgagtataTTGATATGGGCAATCTTATATGTCAGAACAACATGTATTTGGCGTGTTGTATAAGTCATCAGAAAGTATGGACAGCCGTCTTACCATACTTAGCAGTtgacactgaaaacaaggtatcTACCACATTTTCTtttataaatagcaggtatattTCTCATTTACTAATTCTGGATTTTTGAACTCTCAAGCATACACATATATCCTCGCATATATCGCTTGTTTTCTTCATATTCAAtatgctgacttaagcatcggagttgCTAcaccggacacccctccggcgcccattcacgagttcttctATTTGTTTGCAGGTTACAGCcgaagccattatcttcactcattTTCCTAAACACATATCATTCTCAATATCCGGTGGATTGCCCACTCATATCTATCCCGATTCACACAGATAGCATCATTGGcaccgtctgtgggaaattgagactaaggcgttgatatggctcctacAATAAGAACTAATTAGGATACTTCCTGGGCTCCTGGGGATGATGCGTTTACCTCTGGACAAGGTGGTCTTCCACCCTCAGGACCACCGAATGTCATTACTCTGCCCCCAGAAGAGCTGGATCAGATTATATCTGAGGCGGTGAAAAAAGCTATGGCCCAGAGAGACCCCTCTCATCACGTTACTCCATCGAGAAGGGAGCAGGAGCATGAGCAAGAGTAGGAAGTGAGGGAGGAAGAGGAAGTGAGGGCGGAGGATAGGGAGTCTAGTGCAGGTTCTAAATCTCCTACGGTGGCTGAGGAGTTGGAGTAATTGAGGCAAAAGGTGAAGGTGTTGGAAGGACAGGTTGGTTGAAGAAGTAGTGCCCGAGCGATCAGCAGAGGATGCCCCTTTGATGATTCTATTGTCCGGGAACCTCTTATCGGGTATTTCAAATCTGCTAAGatcaaagattatgatgacAGTACTGACCTAGAGGAGCATCTGAATCGGTTTGAGAATATGGCCACGCTGCAGTGTTACGCTAATAAAATTAAGTGCACGGTAAACCACTCTGATTGACTCGGCCCAGAGGTGGTTCGAAGGATTGGCCCTCAGAGTATACACTCTTTTGAGGAGTTCCAGAAAGTGTTCCTCCATCACTTCAGCAGCAGTAAGAAGTACAAAAAGAATACCTTTAGTCTTTTTGAGGTGAAGCAGAGCCCGGAAGAAAGTTTTAGGGCTTACATCCGGAGATTCAACAGAGTAACCTTGGATGCCCCCTCTTGTGCCTCGGAGACAAAAATTACTGCATTTACTCAGGGCCTGCGGGAGGGCAACGTTTCTGATCAATAACCAAGAAACCGCCCGGGGACTTTGAGGATTTGTTGTCCAGGACAGAGAAATATATTAACATAGAGGAGGCGCAGAAGCAGAAGAGGGAGGCGGTGAGGAGAGAAAAGGGAGACCGGTTAGCTAAACTCGAGGAGAGAGGGACGAGGAGGGGTAATCAGGGGCATTTCTCTCAtaatgtgcccttgaagagtaCCCGGGAGAGGGAGGTTCAAGAATGTAGCAGGGATTTGCCTCCAGATCATCAACTTACCCGGCCAGAGAAGAGGGGGTATTGTACCTTACAAAAGGTGTGTTATCACAACACCGAAGATTGCAAGACGCTGAAGAGAGACTATGTCCCACCTACTGTACAGGGACATAATCAATCCAACAAGAGGCCGAGATTGCCACCATGGACATCTCGGCAGCCAGGACCCAGAGCTAGGGGAAGTGCAAGGAGTGTCTCGAGGGATGACCTCGGTAGAAGGAGAGAGCCGGAACTCGAGAGGAAGAAAACTTCACCTCCTGCCATGGGGGTAATTAAAATGATTTCCGGAGGATCTACTGATGGTGACTCCAACTGGGCAAGTCAATCAAGGAGTAGGAGGGATTGCATGGAGGTAGAGGCGGTAAGGAGAAAGGAGGCAGTGATTAGTTTTGGCCTGGAGGATCTGAAGGATGTCAATCTGCCCCACAATGATGCCCTGGTCATTCAAGCAGGGTGGAAAACTATGATATTATGTTGGTTTTCGTGGACTCGGGTAGTTTTGTTAATGTTATTTTTAAGAAGGTCCTCATACAAACGGATTTACAAGGGTATAAACTAGGAGACCGTGGAGACTGCGCTTTTCGACTTTGCCGGACATGTTGTTTATCTGGAGAGGGAGATTGTCCTGCCGCTGACTTTAGGCTCTCGGGAACTCAAAAAGACAGTGATGACCACTTTCACTGTGGTGGATTCCCCATCATCATATAACATCATTATGGGGCGGCCTGCTATGAACGAGCTCAGGGCCGTATCATCCACTTACCACCAGAAGATTAAGTTTCTTGTGGGAAGCCGAGTGGGATAAGTCCGGGGAGATCAGCCTTCTTCCTGGATGTGTTATGTTGAAGCAGTCCGGGTTGATCAGAAGAAAGCTAGGAGGGAAGAGAAGAAGGAGAGGATTGATAAGGGGGTAAGGAGAGTGGTAAAATAAGGGGAGTTGAACTTTATAGCAGAGGAAGAGCAAGAGACAATGGATATTTGGCCAGGCAGGGAGATCCGGGTGGCTCGGGACCTCAATTCATCCACCCGGGTCAGTTTAATCAACtgtttaaaaactaatattcatGTTTTTGCCTGGTCCCAGCAGGAATTGGCAGGGATCTCACCCTTGATTGCTGAGTATCACTTGAATATCCTCCCGGGATCCCACCCGGTGAAGCAAAAGAAGAGACACTTTGGTCCTAAAAAGGACAAAGTTATTGAGGTACATGTGAAAGATCTGCTGCAATCCTGCCACATtcaaaaaatacaattttctacatggctctcgaatgtggtACTGGTGCCAAATTCCACCGGGAAGTGGAGAATGTGCGTAGATTTTTGGGACCTCAATAAAGCTTACCCCAAAGATCACTATCCCCTGCCCAGGATCGACCAATTGATGAACTACACCTCGGGCTATGAATTGTTGATGGATACTTACCAGGGGTATCATCATATCCCCCTGGCCAAAGATGATCAAGATAAGGCAAGCTTCATCACATCGGGAGGCACATTTTGCTACGTTGTTATGCCTTTCGGTTTGAAGAATGCCAGGGCCACCTATCAGCGTCTTATGAACAGAGTGTTTGAGAAGCAGCTAGGTAGGAATGTGGTGTACATGGATGATATTTTGGGAAAGTCCAAGGAGGTTGCTGATTTTATATCTGATTTGGAGGAGACTTTTGCTACTCTCATGCGTTATGGAATAAAGCTTAATCCTGCTAAATGCATCTTTGGGGTAAAGAGTGGTAAATTATTGGGCTTCATGGTTACGACCGGGGGATCGAGGTGAATCAAGAGAAAGTCAAGTCTGTATTGAATATGCCATCTCCTCGATCTATCAAGGAAGTGCAGAAACTAACCGGGAGAATTGCTTATCTTTCCCGGTTTATATCCCGGTCAGCACACAAGAATTATCCATTTTTCAAGATTCTTCGGAAGGTCCAGCAATTTGGGTGGGACGATAAGTGTGAACAGGCTTTCCGAGATCTTAAGAGCCATCTGGCAGAGCTCCCTGTCCTGGGAAAGCCAGAGCCCGGGGAA
Protein-coding sequences here:
- the LOC142543506 gene encoding tyrosine-sulfated glycopeptide receptor 1-like; its protein translation is MLLSISNPCSLLNVMLITVSVISFCCVDTCHGSCNELDLDSLSLFNLSVSAAPPLNWSVSADCCAWEGVGCDSSSGRVTSLWLPSRGIVGTIPTSFLNLTSLSMLSLSHNGLSGPLPDGFFSSLNLLRVVDLSLNRLTGELAQWDELPATIQEFNLSSNHFLGRIHSFFFQQGLSLRRFDVSNNSFSGSIPSGVCGFSPSIQRLDFSNNEFAGSIPQGFSSCSNLVSLRAGFNNFSGGVPQDVFGLSGLEELYFPGNRLSGYIDGRITELKNLRILELYGNLFTGMIPQNIGRLSNLEVLKLHINRLNGTIPSSLTNCTKLTTLYLRVNFLGGELSAFDFSRFVQLRSVDLGNNNFSGGLPESLFQCKTLVALRLATNSLNGEISPSITALQNLSFVSLSNNSLTNISGALSILQGCKNLKTLTLSLNFYHEQLPDDENFTSSDGFQNIQVLALGGNAFTGVIPMWIIKLAKLEVLDLSHNNLTGSIPSWVGNFQNLFYLDLSFNLLSGYFPMEFTTLRRLAFQKNSDEVDSSYLELPVFVQPYNASNQQYNQLTNLPPALYLGNNSLSGTIPVEIGQLKFILALDLSNNSFSGSIPKTISNLTNLEKLDLSGNQLSGQIPASLRNLHFLSFFNVAYNNLEGPIPTGGQFDTFPNSSFEGNPGLCGRVNPCSGQSGTTSKSTKRSGISKKTVVLLTLVICPTIFALSLILFWVFSKRKIQPKDTSERNDLETVSFNSSGVFPRVKEDNSIVILFDNSKKKIEDLTINDILKATDDFNQSNIIGCGGFGLVYRAILVDGTKLAIKKLSGDMGLMEREFKAEVEALSTAQHENLVSLLGYSVHAGFRLLIYSYMEKGSLDYWLHEKPDGAIQLSWTIRLKIARGASFGVAYMHQTCEPHIVHRDLKSSNILLDQNFEARVADFGLARLILPYRTHVTTELVGTLGYIPPEYSQSWIATLRGDIYSFGVVLLELLTGKRPVELFRPKKERELVAWVQQLRNEGKQEEIFDSLLKGKGFEQEMLRVLDVACMCVNQNPMKRPTIREVVDWLENVGS